The genomic segment aaaaaaaatccaaagtgAAAAACAACTCCAGAGCCGTCCGTACAGACACCTGCGGACACAGGCTTTGGAGACCACCTCTTtagcatgagcgactctgaatatcatatctAATCTGTTTTATAGAAGAGCGTGAAGTCACAGGGGGGGTGacataagcgaccaggaagctataaaggcacgagccgtgcagctggcttcagcttcgagtaccagcaagcaccggcaggggtgccgggggtatggcctcgagacgcagcatctcgttccctcgaggaactagggtaacatatgtaacctagagacgttcctcttcaggaactcaagctgcatCTAAATGCTTTGGGGAATGagtaccaacgctgccagactaccaaacccctgcctagtcggtagagcacagcttaggatgaCAGGACTGAAGTGCCTGGAGCgactggcatgtctaagccatagaatCTTGCAAAAGTAGAAGGCGTGGACCACCCTGCACCATTgtagatgtccagcatggacgcaCCTGCTAAAAaagccttggaggccgccataccctgTGTAGAGttagccttggctcccgacagcgggggacgaccggATGACTCATAGGTGGCAttgatagtctcaactatccaaTGACTAACAGTCTGCTTAGAAtcaggaaaacccctcttgggggggcCGTAGCATAAAAGCAATTGGGCCGTTTTTCTCCatagggcagctctgtggacttatgcatccagcgctcgagctggacaaacacaatttagcttctctcggtcgggctcccgaaagggaggaggacagaaggcctgcagtactacAGGTCGGGGTGTGatagagggaaccttaggaacacatcccgctcgagggtatatgaatgctttggtcatgccaggtgcaaaatcaagataAGTACGGGCCACTGAAAGGGCCTGCAGatctcctactctcctcagagaggtaattGGCAATAGAAAGGTGGTTTTAtgtgtcagatgtctgtctgaaatatcttgaataggttcaaacagtggtttgcacattgcctctaacaccacaaccaagtcccacgggggaatacgggaccgtactggaggtctcagcctcagcgcactgCGGAGGAAatgtgtaactaaggggtgtcttcccaaagactggccatcgagaagggcgtggtaggccgcaatgggcgccacgtaaaccttcaatgtggagtgggtcaaccatgcagagagcctggcctgtaggaactccagaactgtaccaactgggccctgcgcttgtgagagtaggtctgaCCTGACCGGTATCTACCATGGAGAGCCATTGAGGAGCGAGACCAGGTCTGTGAACCATACTCGGCCTGGCCAGAACAGGGCTACTAATAACAGACGGACCCCatccggcgtactctcgccagaactcgcGGGAGCAAAGCAATAGGGGTAAAGGCATACAGACGAAgtctcggccaggtctgtaccatagtgtccagtcccagaggagctggatgaactagagagaaccaaaggggacattgtgatgtctcttgagttgcaaaaaggtctacttgagccctgccaaaaactctccatatctgcttcaccactttggggtgaagcctccattccccgggcctcggcccctgcctcaacagtatGTCTGCTTCCATATTTAGTTTCCCAgaaatatatactgctcttaatgagaggagtttgctctgggaccacacaaggatctggtgtgccagcttttacaaggagtgcgaacgcagacctccctggtggttgatgtaagagaccaccgatgtgttgttggtgcacaccaacacatggcgaccccttaggtctgggaggaagtgcttcagtgcacgataaactgctagcatttctagacaattcatatgccacgtcaggtggcgaccgctccacagaccacggcagggtggccactcatgaccgcaccccaaacAGTGAGGGATGTATCCGTCGCTAGTATTATACGGCGataaggagctcccagcaccgtgCCCTGATCCgtgccctgattcaagaaccaaggtttcttcctaTCAAGCTATCATTTCTCAGAGTGagataaatgtcattatattcctcagaatttaatggaAACAAACAATCAGATGAGTAAACACTGTCTGCCTTGTTGATATAATTcatatctaacttctcatagtcagataaatactgAATTCaattcctcagaattaatgcaGTTAACCAATCAGATGAGTAAAGATGGTCTGGTTTTGGTaagattcacatcaaaactgaaatgaTGTAATACAAGCGTTGCCTCGGCAGCATGCGAGCTGcttacacaaacaatattaatctcctcggagataagtagctgcagctgcgagttcacagagggggaaggaaccgctgagcgtgcttccaAACCTCGAAAATGAACTCTAAATCTAGGGAACACGGGTGAAGATCAGAGCCGGACAGTAATGGAGtacatttacttaagtacagtacttaagtacaattttgagggatctgtaatTTACTCGAGTAtaatttttggggagtactcatgactttactcaagtacatttgagaggcaaatattgtactctttaatccgctacatttctatccataactgTACCTGCATAAAAGTACCCGTTACTTCTTCTGCCCCATCCACACGGAGACAGAGCTTACCCCAAACCGATCTTTTTTTGTCGTCTGAAGAAATATCTGCGtccacacaaaaccacaaaacgatgtagtatacatgccagaccagcatgtggcgctgtaattctgccacagagatatcCTTAAAAAGGAGAAGAAGACACTGACTTGCTCATAAACCTTGctcgtggtacacaaacgaacatggaacaatacatttattaatccgtgttaatgtttacacaaaaaatacaatcgttcagtgtttgttcatgtttttgttgctgttacatgaCGTAGTGGTGTTTGACTAGGTGCGAGACATGGCTGATGACGTTATATTTTAAGGCATTCGCCATCCAGACAAAAACGAAAAGGTGCCGTTTTCAAATTGATCCACTCTGGGAGCCGGTTTCAAAAAACCTcggtttcactcttccaaaacggCAGATCCTTGTGGACGAAAACGCCGGTCTGCTAAAAAAAATTTGTgcgacaaaaaaaagaaaaaaattaaaatctcgGAAACCCTCTTAAACCTGATAGGATAGTGCAGGCGCCTCTGATTGGGAAAGCATATCAGCAATCACCTTCAGCTTTCCGCAAAAGATTTAATGACATTTGATTGAATTGAAGTACAGTACACAGAGTTGTACACACAGTAGTACAGAGTTGTCACAcatagattgtgtgtgtgagaatggtgTTATTCAGCTGAAAGTATTTTCTCCTGCCTTTGGCTGTATGTCAATGTGAGAGGAAGGTGCTTAATACTGTCACTCAAAGGAGCTGAATTTTATGTTTCCTTTTTTGTACACTGACATAAACACAGCTGATTAGCTgattttcattaattattattattttctcttctatGCTGTGTGTATAACCCGGTCAGGTTCAGAGGTGTGTCAGAACATTGCTTTATTGCCTTCTTTGCTGGTTTAGGTTTtttgatttgattgatgaaaaaacagagaaactcacatgtacacacaattgttagctgaattttcttttctgatattacacattaatgtaagcCGAGCATTTTCTTTGATGTTCTTGAGTATGCGGTGTGTTTAACACTCTCAGTTTTGATCATCATATCAAATCACTCACTAAAACTGCCTTCTTTCACCTCCGTAACATTGCCCGCCTCCGACCTTTCCTTTCTATTAGTGATGCAGAGACTTTGGTTAACTCCTTCATCATGTCCCGCTTAGATTATTGTAACTCACTTTTCCTTGGTCTACCCACCAAAACCCTTCAAAGATTGCAATACATTCAAAACTCGGCAGCCAGGCTCCTTACACATACAAAACGATCTGCTCACATCACCCCCATTCTCCATCAACTCCACTGGCTACCAGTCCCGTCCCGGATTAAATACAAAGTACTACTACTCACCTTCAAAGCTCTCCATAACCTCGCTCCTCCATACATCTGTGACCTCCTGATTACATACACCCCCTCCCGTTCACTCCGATCCTCCGACCAAAACCTTCTTGTTATTCCCCGCACTAGACTTTCCACCGTGGGTGGTAGGTCTTTCAGTGCCCTGGCCCCAAAACTCTGGAACTCCCTCCCACAACCTCTTCGTAACTGTTCATCTCTTCCTTTCTTCAAAACGCATCTCAAGACATTTCTGTTTAATGATCACTTCTCCTCATACAATTTATAAtccatttactgtatgttttgttgtattaCTGTTTGTATCACTAATTCTTATGTTTCCTATGTAATGTTAATCTGTTTATTCTGTTATTATGTTTGTTATTCTATTTCTATGTAAAGCGACCTTGGGTCTgagaaaggcgctatataaaataaacttattattattattattaacacagtcaggttcaaatgtgggtgcaaaaaaatccattaaaactcTAGGAGAGGTTTGTCAGAGCGTTGCCATTGTGCTATTACCTTGTGGGGTAAGTGAGAAATGTTAAAAAAGCAGTATGGTAAAAAGATGGAAATGACTTGATTTTACTTTCAATTCCTTTTACATTTTTCAAGGTGTTAACATTACAATTGTTCATAACTCCATGTAGGACGtttctgtacataaatgtaagcactgtggcagtagtaatgcaatacttaaaaacatttactcttgtactcttgatactcaagtacttttaaaaacaagtacttcagtacttttacttaagtacacatctgactgtagtacttttacttgtacttgagtaaaattttgcatggggtatctgtacttttactcaagtaatgaaaCTGTGTGCTCTGTCTGCCTCTGGTGAAGATAGGCAGAGCCGTCTTCGCCCCATCCTTACATATGCGAGaagcagtgttgagtactcgagactcggtcttgtcatggactcgtgtgcattttgactcggtattgactcggactcgaacatattaggaatcggacttatgcccgagtccactcgagtcccaatcaaaatatttcatgattattactgtatgttaatgtttatttaaattgatgtatgattgacacatccaatgactggtgattttcttttgacgtgagacgttaggccagcaacacactggatgcgtggcgcaagcgcctcagctgcgtggcgtgtctgtttttaattcggctcccatgttaacaggttagatcttgcagactgcctgcgtgagacgcgcggaaaacccgtgcatgctagaaatagaaccgacgcctatttttcactcgacacgcgtgcatgttggaagcgtttccaggcaaaatatactaggaaaatatgtttatatgtgattttgtacacaaatacatattaattcatgacattttgatatctatatataaagtctataggttgacataaattcagatataaatgtaattttcaaaataaattaataatcgattttcaaatattgcacctgtcaaacatactctattttgccgtcaatactgttgatggtgtcttattagtaggtgtgtaaaaaaaaaaaaaaaaattgatattgatgtcatgaagacaagagcctggttttttggcggcctccctctatgtcacctacagcagcgtGCCAGCGCGAgtcgtcaggcacgcttctggtgtgtaaagacacagaaaacgcgaagcagccaccacgcttctagcacgcagtagagacgccacgcagccagtgtgtcaccggccttaagttaccctcctgccatccgccagtagtgatcccgctttccagaaagccacattgctacattatttctctcaactgtgttatttttacaaagtaggacaaaatggtcacagaaaaaaaacaaatattaattaaattatataatgaatacagacacagactgtctcaacactaaacatctccccctcaaaaacagtgtctgacagaatgcattgaacttatatggcatttgatccagctttcttcccctggcacatacacacttttggattaaattttcctggacagtcactcggctcttgtgtgtatgccctccgtaactaaaaaaaatagtgtgtattttaccctgcattaaaacgcaccatccagggaaattagcattagattatccgttgctgttacagaaagtgataaaatggtgactgttgtcagtccccgcttcctctgcgccagtagagagagtttttagttggggtggattgattATGAGACCACATcatgcttggttgggtagctggatggtctcctcacttatttttttgaaaagtaattatgcccatctctaatcttcacaacatctaaagtgcacataatccaatacattgtaaggatattagcagtcattagttaagcttcaatgttaaaagttatgtaaaagctgttacagttgaacatttacaggtatagtggtacagtaatgttacttgtactagaagtgttatgtggaattacaatatagagtcgtacagtaatattatgtgtactagaaaggttatatggatgtgtatagtggtacaacgatgttatgtgaaaatgagcacttaatattgacaagtaacacttcataatactaataaaataacctttacaccacatactatgtggcccttttaccctttattgtttccaccaaacattttacatactcttgaagatttctttaggtcttgtctcagacccaatctctctggtctcggtcttgactcggactcgaccctttctgaactcggtcttgactcggactcgaccctttctgaactcggtcttgactcggactcgaccctctctggactcgacctggactcggactcgaatgagctggtctcgactacaacactggcgagaagcacagtcagccccTTTATTTTTTCCAGAGAGATGACTGCGTGAGCTgcgctcctcattaatgctgctcgttATACAGTTAGGCATAATAGTTTGTGAAAAtgatgcttgtgtaactgttGTCAGTGCAACTGATTTTTATGcagcttatgtttgtgcaactgcgaGCTCATCGGCGCCCTCCGTTTCAATCCCCTCAGTCACTCGGGGGGAAGGACGGCAACACTCGGGCTTCCGAACCTGGAGATCGGGCAGATCTGGCAGGTGAGGTAGGAGACAGGGATGCATCCATCTCCATACCCTCCAGCAGATCTTATCTGCGAACCCAGCGAGTGCAGAAAGCGGGACCGACACCGCAAGGAACGCTGGCAAAGACTCCCTCTTGAGAGagtcctccgggatcgaagcgtccacaCTGGCTTGTACCAGTGCAGGCAGTCGGCTCCCTCAAGAGCTGAACAGCGTGCCTCGATCCCAGGCAGACCGTGCACAGACCGTGTATTCCCACTCGtgatgaacacacaatctgaaacgtgatctggattcgcctttcagatgtctcgtcttagctttgctctttgactattgcttactctttgaggagctaatagtgacaaacaacaataaataagactgacaagagAGAATGACATGCagacacagagcgcttgctgaaatacgcgaagctgaagccagctgtgcggctcttgcctttatagcttcctggtcgcttacttcaccccgcccgtgacgtcacactcttctataaACAGATtagatattcagagtcgctcatgatAAACGCTTTCCCCAAAGCATTtcaacgcagcgtctcgttccctcgcgGAACTGACAGGACACAGACAACAGGGAAGCCGATGAAGCACCCTGAACCGATATATTGGCcgatatatatatactatttaaatatctggaatctgagggtaaagaaaattgcctttaaagttgtccaaataaatccTTAGCATTGCatagtattaataaaaactgaagttttaatatgtttaaggtaggaaatttaaaaatatatatcttcatTGGACAcggtctttacttaatatcctcatgatttttagcataaaagaaaaattgataaatttgactcatacaatgtatttttggctattgctacaaataaaccacAGAATGGTTTTGTGGTCGAGAGGTCACATATGAAGTTATGTTATTTGCATTACATTGTCCAGCGTTTAATCTCTGGGTTTTACACACTATTAAAAAACATACACTTTACTTTTACCTAATGAATTTGCCACTAgacattgtttgtttttaaataacacataaagtgttaaaaatacttattttttattttaaatattaaatttgacTTTAAATCTTATGTTTGATCAAACCTATAAGCCTCAGAAAAGGGTGAAACAATATACTGAAACCTCCAGACATAAATTTACGTGTATATGGGTTAATGttaatttttctttattcattactacaaaaaataaaaataataataaatgtagagAAACAAGAACAACATCAGCAGATCTGAGACCAACAGTCTCAAGTCAAAATATGCTACAAATTCAAACAGGAATAGATTATGCAatagtttattatttaattacgTCTTACTTTATAAAGCTGAAAACTTGATAATATCAAAATAGGTGAACACAATGTGTAAGGTCAACATAGTAATAacttttcacaaaaagtaaaactgcttttttcctgtttgtttttgtattaacAACACAAGGTTAATGAATAAAGGTTAGCTATCCGTATAGTTTTGCATATATTGTAATACATATATAGAAATTCTATGCTTTCAGATGTTAATATGTCaaattatgcattcattaaaagaTAGTTCACTGACATTATTTATACTTTACGCCATAAAGAACTATTGGGACCAGCAACTGTtacctacattcttcaaaatctcttttTATGTTCAGCAAATTAAAGAACTTGGTGAGGCCTGAGAATGTAGCATTTATATGGGTAACTTGGTAAGACTTTGTtgagaccaattctcactattaactagttgacttgacttgacttgacttgacttgacagacttttattgtcattcagtaTACAACAAGTGTGTACAGAACAAaatttagttgcttattagcatgcctattatgaACATTTTTGCTgtatattagtacttataaagcacatattctgaatTTTCTATATCCCTAATCATAcctaatacctaaacttaacaaccttactaactattaataagcagcaaaataCGAAGTTTACCGAGGCAAAAGTCACagttaattgtttgttaatagtgagaattggaccttaaaataaagtgtgaccagtaATTTAATTCCtaatcattaaatataaataaatagacatttcAGTCATTTAGAAATGTTCTCTCTAATTGGTgcagatttgtttttaaacactttttgaaTTATGTCTTTGATTTCAGCCGTCTTTAAAACATAAATGATAGGATTTAGCATCGGTGGAACCGCATAAGCCAGAGAGGTGCTGATGACCCTTGCATTAGGTGTGAGAGAACCCAATAATGCAGCAAGGTATGAACAACACATTGGCAGGAAATATATCCCTACTAAAAACAGGTGAGAAAAACAGGTCTTCAGAGCTTTTAAACGTCCTTGCCAAGTTGTAATTTTGATTAAAGCAAGACAAATTCCCATATATGAAAGGAATATAATGATCAATGGTGCTACAAGGTATAAAGCTGTGACAAGAAATGCAAAGATTCCATTAATGCTGTTGTCATTACATGCCAACCTAAACACCGGTCCATGATCACAAAAATAACTCTGTATCACATTAGACTTACATAATGAAAGTGGGGTGATCAAAGACACCATCCAGCCCATAAAAGAAGAATTAAATGCCCAAACtgctaataaaattaaaaacatactgGTATTGTTTACAAGAGCGTGATATCTTAATGGCAGGCAAATTGCAATGAAGCGATCATATGACAGAACAACAAGAGTAACACTTTGTATAGAACTGAAGAGGAACACAAAGAACATGTTTGCCAAACAAGCATTGTAGGAGATGTACTGTGAGTCAAACAGAAAATTCTTCATCATGTTAGGAATCAGTGCATTAGTTTCACCAAAATCAGCCAAGGCCAAATTAAACACACCGATGTACTTTGGACTGTGCAGGCTTCGTTCAAGAGCAATTATGAGAAGCACTATAGAGTTCCCaattacagtaataaaataaatcataaataagaATATATAGTAATAACTGCTGTACGGTAATCCAGAAAGTCCAACAATGAAAAAGTATTCAGGATGAACAATGGAGATATTCTGGGAAAAGCTTGCATTTAAAGACCTCATGGTAGCTTTGCCTTTGGTGTTTTGAGCAAGCTGAAAATAGAAATTaccacaaaaacattaacaaaatctAGGATATCTACAaaactgtcattttaaatatcattacaatttaaaattctgAAAATATACCTTCACGTAACAgcttgtatgtgtatatataaatattatagtcTGAGCAAACAAGGACAGCGACTGTCTGAACCTTTATGAGCTGCTTTGAATGAAATTACTACCCTACAAATGCTAGTCATTACCCATTCATGGTGCCTAGATCACTGGAAATTTGCGTGACTGAATCCAAATATATCTTCTGATTCATCTCTTGAGATCCTTCAGGTGACAGTGATGTAATATATGATGCAAATGTTTTGGCCCCTATAGTTtggattaatgttttatttactggTCTGCAAGCTGTCCTCTCAACAATTGTGTTCTCATTTTTGCACAACAATATTATGGCTATTTAAAGATGAACAGAaagcattaaatgaaaaaaatggaacgacataaaatatttttattaaaaagtattttgttcaTCATTTATATACAGTCTTACCCGTTGGTAACAATATCAACAGTTGGAAAAAGGATTTCCCCTTCTAAATTGAtttgtaaactcaatcaggtgtagctTGCTCACATTCTCAAATGGGGATGGTTCTTTTCTCTACCCAGTGTTTACTCTATGTACTTTAAGATTTAACTTATTTTAGTGAATAAAGTAGCTCATTTCAGCTATCATTATGTTAGGATGAGTAACGctacacaaaatgttattttatcctGCTTTTTAATAGCTTCATGTAGCCGTTTTAACATGGCTTTAAGCACTATGCTAATTGTAATATGAGTCTGAGCTGCATCAGTAAGAAAGCGATAGAACCAGCATCCATCCAAAGTCTTGTGCTGCATTTCGGGGCAAGCAAAAAGACACAAAGTCGAACAACAATATAAAATGTGGAAATCTATTATTTATACAGTTATTGTATGTAacgcatatgcaggtcatcgattcatgggttaaattcaggcatacaaatgaaaccctttttgcactaaatgcctggcctggcgccagcctggctggacttaaattattttacgatacccatgcgagcctcaaaggagacctgaaaccccccaaattccttaacacacacacacaaaaagaaacctttcttaaagtccattatcatggctccttcggaagctttcgttttcgttgttttgttttcttgtctttactaagtttattcaactattcgcctctccacacaaggaagacgaattctggaacattgtttgttgaacctttcaaataccgcgcgatgtCGGGAGACAGAACAAAGGCCCCGCTCAtggtgctccacgctcacgccggTCCCCAGCtcacgcacattggacactttgcaagtatcactttcta from the Carassius gibelio isolate Cgi1373 ecotype wild population from Czech Republic chromosome A15, carGib1.2-hapl.c, whole genome shotgun sequence genome contains:
- the LOC128029423 gene encoding olfactory receptor 1M1-like codes for the protein MRSLNASFSQNISIVHPEYFFIVGLSGLPYSSYYYIFLFMIYFITVIGNSIVLLIIALERSLHSPKYIGVFNLALADFGETNALIPNMMKNFLFDSQYISYNACLANMFFVFLFSSIQSVTLVVLSYDRFIAICLPLRYHALVNNTSMFLILLAVWAFNSSFMGWMVSLITPLSLCKSNVIQSYFCDHGPVFRLACNDNSINGIFAFLVTALYLVAPLIIIFLSYMGICLALIKITTWQGRLKALKTCFSHLFLVGIYFLPMCCSYLAALLGSLTPNARVISTSLAYAVPPMLNPIIYVLKTAEIKDIIQKVFKNKSAPIRENISK